The genomic region TAGTGCTAGCGATACCTGCTTGCGCCCGAAGTAAAAGTGAGTGTCTAGCATCGCATCTTGCAACTGGCGGCGTTGGTGACAGTATTTTTCTGGTACTTCATTGCCGCTCAAATCGACTAGTCCTTGCATGAAGTCATCCACTGCGTCTAATCCTGTTAGTTGCGGAAAGACTTCGTAAGGTATGCCAAATTGTTTTTGCAAAATCTCCGCAGCACCGCGCACGCTCTCGCCTAGTGCTAGGGTAAATAACGAACAACCCATCTCTCTTAGTTCTGCCAAAGTCGTGCCACCACCTGTCACCGCGCTGTAGGAATCATCCAAATGACCGTCGAGTGAGGCGGAAAGATCGGGTACGACGATGGGTTTTAGTCCAAAGGCAGAGACGATATCTTTTATCTCCTGTAAATCCCCTGGTGTAAACGCAGAACTTACCAAAAGATTAATTTGGTCTAATCTGGTTTCTCCAGGTTGAGGCAGTTCTTTAACAATGCTTTCGACAGCTGCGGCAAAACCATCTTGCAATGCACCTTTAAAATCAGGCGTAGAGGCAAACGCGATCGGTAAGTCAGTTAATTCGGGGTGACGTTTGCGGATACTTCTGAGGATGCCTTCCATGTCATCGCCTCTACTTTCCGTCAGTCCAGTAGTACACAAACCAATAATTTCTGGCTTTGATTTCTCCATCAGCGTCAGGATTGCTTGCTCGATATTGTCCTCGCCACCCAAGACAGTGCTAACTTCAGTCATTGCAGTGGTAGATAGGGGAATTGCTTCCCGAAAATGTCGCACTAACATGACTTTGGCGAAAGCAGTACAACCCTGAGAACCGTGAAACAGAGGCATCACGCCTTTTAATCCTAAAAATGCTAAGGCTGCACCCAATGGCTGACTTTGCTTTAAGGGATTGACTGCAACTGCCTTTTTGGAATTTTGGATTTTGGATTTTGGATTTTGGTCACGCAAAGACGCAAAGGCGAAAAGAGAGGAAGTTTCTTTTTGCTCCTCTGCTCCTCTGCTCCTCTGCTCCTCTGCTTCCTGCTCCCAAGGTGCGGATTTGCGTACTTGCTGCCAAACTGGGCTGTGAAGGGCTTCGTCCAGTTCTCGCGCCATTTCAATCATGCCTGTATATCCGGCATAGGGATGATGGCGTTCTTGGTTGATGTCTAAGAAGGGAATTTTGGCTTTGAGGGCGGTGTATTGATTGCGACCACCAGCAATCAACATATCGGCTTTTGTTTGGGCGATCGTTCTTAGCAATTCTTGGGCATTACCTTTTTCTAGCATGATGCCGTCTTTACCCAGCAATTCTTTAATGCGGGCTTTATCTTCCTCGGTACTTTTTTTCGTGCTAGTGGCGACAACTTCCATCCCCAAGTCTTTAGCCGCAGAGATAATCGACCAACTTTTCACACCTCCGGTATAAAGAACAACACGTTTACCACGAAGGCGATCGCGATACGGAGCTAGAGCAACATCTAACGCCGCTGTTTCTTGGGCAATTAGTTTCTCTACTCGCTCTTGCAGATCTGCATCGCCTAGTTTTGCCGCAATATTCCGCAAACAGCGATTCATGTCATCCACGCCGTAGAAAGATTCTTCTATATAAGGAATGCCGTAGCGTTCCTCCATCTTTCTCACTACGTTGATCAGCGCTTTGGAGCAGATCGTGACATTGAGTTTGGCACGGTGGGCGTAGCGAACTTCGTTGTACTTAGCATCACCCGTAATTTTGGCAAGGACTCGAATACCTAATTTTTCAAATAGAGGCAATACGCCCCATAATTCTCCAGCAATGTTGTACTCGCCAATCAGGTTGATATCATAGGGGGTGGTAAATTCTGGTTCGGCGCTACCGATAACGTATTCTAGTAAGGCTTCCCCGCCGACGCGATTGCCAAGATTTTTACTACCAATAAAGCCAGGAGAATTCACAGGGACAACGGGTGTACCTGTTTTATTAGCAGCGGCTTGGCAGACTGCATCCAAGTCATCACCAATCAGGGCAGTGACACAAGTAGAGTAGACGAATACCGCAGCAGGATTGTAGCGTTGCTGCACTTCTAAAATCGCTTTGTACAGCTTTTTTTCCCCACCGAAGATGATATCGTTCTCATTCAAGTCAGTTGTAAAGCCCATTTTGTAGAGATGAGAGCCAGAAGAAAGGCTGCCACGACTACCCCAAGAGTTACCAGCACAAGCGATCGGTCCGTGGACTAAATGAGCCGCATCGGTGATTGGGACGAGGGCGATCGATGCGCCATCAAAGGCACAACCCCCTTGAGCCGCGCCTGGTTGGGCTTGTTGCTGACAG from Chroococcidiopsis sp. SAG 2025 harbors:
- a CDS encoding bifunctional nitrogenase iron-molybdenum cofactor biosynthesis protein NifEN; amino-acid sequence: MKITQGKINELLSEPGCEHNHHKHGQKKNKSCQQQAQPGAAQGGCAFDGASIALVPITDAAHLVHGPIACAGNSWGSRGSLSSGSHLYKMGFTTDLNENDIIFGGEKKLYKAILEVQQRYNPAAVFVYSTCVTALIGDDLDAVCQAAANKTGTPVVPVNSPGFIGSKNLGNRVGGEALLEYVIGSAEPEFTTPYDINLIGEYNIAGELWGVLPLFEKLGIRVLAKITGDAKYNEVRYAHRAKLNVTICSKALINVVRKMEERYGIPYIEESFYGVDDMNRCLRNIAAKLGDADLQERVEKLIAQETAALDVALAPYRDRLRGKRVVLYTGGVKSWSIISAAKDLGMEVVATSTKKSTEEDKARIKELLGKDGIMLEKGNAQELLRTIAQTKADMLIAGGRNQYTALKAKIPFLDINQERHHPYAGYTGMIEMARELDEALHSPVWQQVRKSAPWEQEAEEQRSRGAEEQKETSSLFAFASLRDQNPKSKIQNSKKAVAVNPLKQSQPLGAALAFLGLKGVMPLFHGSQGCTAFAKVMLVRHFREAIPLSTTAMTEVSTVLGGEDNIEQAILTLMEKSKPEIIGLCTTGLTESRGDDMEGILRSIRKRHPELTDLPIAFASTPDFKGALQDGFAAAVESIVKELPQPGETRLDQINLLVSSAFTPGDLQEIKDIVSAFGLKPIVVPDLSASLDGHLDDSYSAVTGGGTTLAELREMGCSLFTLALGESVRGAAEILQKQFGIPYEVFPQLTGLDAVDDFMQGLVDLSGNEVPEKYCHQRRQLQDAMLDTHFYFGRKQVSLALEPDLMWSIAWFLRSMGTEIHTAVTTTKSPLLEQLPVESVTIGDLEDFEQLAVGSDLLIGNSHTKAIARRLDTPFYRLGFPVFDRLGNGQRCIVGYQGTIQLLFDLGNLFLEAEEAKAKH